One part of the Algibacter sp. L1A34 genome encodes these proteins:
- a CDS encoding outer membrane beta-barrel protein: MRDKKHIDRLFQEGLKDFEATPSDAVWKNIEAELNKDKKKRRVIPIWWRYAGVAALLLVFLTLGINTFYNTSENVEQPEVVDTNSTKSSETENESISGENHSNSNINSAISDNANQENDINQNSEKENINNINQNTNKNNQTPSTASVIANTKPVTHQNNNHGQSAQNPNKTSKTVASSSYKKKKRKTLYTDANNSVANQTSEENNTISTKENAIAGTETNDKGINTEEPNETIADNNTKEESLTIEEVLNKTDDIIDQESEINRWSLAANAAPVYFNTTGKGSSIDPQFNSNSKTGEVNMSYGVTASYALNKRLRVRSGINKVNLGYNTNDVVSYQSIATNSAASSLQNVNYNSNASTNNDFSNSPASTVQTSLISADNLSQKNAASLLKTSNTSINQSLGYIEVPLELQYAVLNNKFGVNVIGGFSSLFLNNNEVFSEAQDGNRTYLGEASNINKVSYSANFGLGLSYQVSKKIDLNLEPMLKYQINTFNNTSGDFQPFFVGVYTGLAIKF, encoded by the coding sequence ATGCGTGATAAAAAACACATAGACAGACTCTTCCAGGAAGGCTTAAAAGATTTTGAAGCCACGCCCAGCGATGCTGTATGGAAAAACATAGAAGCCGAACTTAATAAAGACAAGAAAAAACGTAGAGTTATTCCAATTTGGTGGCGTTATGCAGGCGTTGCTGCGTTGTTATTAGTCTTTTTAACTTTAGGAATTAATACTTTTTATAATACTTCGGAAAATGTAGAGCAACCAGAAGTGGTTGATACTAATTCTACAAAATCTTCGGAAACTGAAAACGAATCCATTTCTGGTGAAAACCATTCGAATTCTAATATTAATTCGGCTATTTCTGATAATGCAAATCAGGAAAATGATATCAATCAAAATTCCGAAAAGGAAAACATTAATAACATCAATCAAAACACGAACAAAAACAATCAGACCCCTTCAACAGCTTCAGTAATTGCAAATACAAAACCTGTAACACACCAAAATAATAATCACGGACAATCGGCTCAAAATCCAAATAAAACATCTAAAACAGTCGCTTCTTCTTCATATAAAAAGAAAAAAAGAAAGACACTTTATACAGATGCTAATAATAGTGTAGCAAATCAAACTTCCGAAGAAAACAATACAATTTCAACAAAAGAAAACGCTATTGCAGGTACAGAAACCAATGACAAAGGAATAAATACAGAGGAACCCAACGAAACTATAGCAGACAATAATACTAAAGAAGAGAGCCTAACTATAGAAGAGGTTTTAAACAAAACAGATGATATTATTGATCAAGAAAGCGAAATAAATCGCTGGAGTTTGGCGGCCAATGCAGCTCCTGTTTATTTTAATACAACAGGGAAAGGCTCGTCTATAGACCCGCAATTTAATAGTAACTCCAAAACCGGAGAAGTTAATATGAGTTATGGTGTTACAGCTAGTTATGCTTTAAATAAAAGACTGCGCGTTCGCTCGGGTATTAACAAAGTAAACCTTGGCTATAACACGAACGATGTTGTGAGTTATCAATCTATTGCAACAAACTCTGCAGCTAGTTCATTACAAAATGTTAACTATAACAGTAATGCATCAACCAATAATGACTTTAGTAATAGCCCAGCATCAACCGTACAAACATCTTTAATTAGCGCGGATAATTTAAGTCAGAAAAACGCAGCTAGTTTATTAAAAACGTCCAACACCTCTATTAACCAAAGTTTAGGTTATATCGAAGTTCCTTTAGAATTACAATACGCCGTTTTAAATAACAAATTTGGTGTTAATGTTATTGGTGGTTTTAGTTCGTTATTTTTAAATAATAACGAAGTGTTTTCGGAAGCTCAAGATGGAAATCGCACATATTTAGGTGAAGCAAGTAATATTAACAAGGTAAGTTATAGTGCCAATTTTGGGTTAGGTTTAAGCTATCAGGTCAGTAAAAAAATAGATCTAAATTTAGAACCGATGCTTAAATATCAAATAAACACATTCAACAATACTTCTGGTGATTTCCAACCTTTCTTTGTTGGCGTATACACCGGGTTAGCTATTAAATTTTAG
- a CDS encoding rhodanese-related sulfurtransferase, whose translation MQLYNKLSAEERAELIDNAGKSRLTLSFYQYAKIGNPQIFRDHLYLAWDPMEVLGRIYVAHEGINGQLSLPADRFNEFKAHLDTIDFLKDIRLNVAVEQDNKSFLKLKVKVRNKIVADGLNDDTFDVRNIGVHVDADKFNELIEDENTVLVDMRNHYESEIGHFKNAVTPDVDTFRESLDIIEDDLKAHKEDKNLVMYCTGGIRCEKASAYFKHKGFKNVFQLEGGIIEYTRQVKEDKLENKFLGQNFVFDERRAERISDDVIANCHQCGTPFDVHTNCANEACHLLFIQCDSCKTEMDNCCSTACKEIHALPFEEQKELRKGQGNSNDIFKKGRADHLPYKKDLRNIFETLKVDKI comes from the coding sequence ATGCAACTGTACAACAAATTAAGCGCAGAAGAAAGGGCCGAATTAATTGACAACGCAGGAAAAAGTCGATTAACACTTTCTTTTTATCAATATGCCAAAATTGGCAATCCACAAATTTTTAGAGACCATTTGTATTTAGCTTGGGACCCGATGGAGGTTTTGGGTAGGATTTACGTGGCCCACGAGGGTATTAACGGACAATTATCTTTACCAGCAGATCGCTTTAACGAGTTTAAAGCGCATTTGGATACCATAGATTTTTTAAAAGATATTCGATTAAATGTTGCTGTAGAGCAGGATAATAAATCGTTTTTGAAGTTAAAAGTAAAGGTGCGTAACAAAATTGTTGCCGATGGTTTAAACGATGATACGTTTGATGTACGGAACATAGGTGTGCATGTGGATGCTGACAAATTCAATGAATTAATTGAAGATGAAAACACTGTTTTGGTGGATATGCGAAACCATTATGAGAGTGAAATTGGGCATTTTAAAAATGCTGTAACTCCAGATGTGGATACGTTTAGAGAATCTTTAGATATTATTGAAGACGATTTAAAAGCGCATAAAGAGGATAAAAATTTAGTGATGTATTGCACAGGTGGAATACGTTGCGAAAAGGCGAGTGCGTATTTTAAACATAAAGGTTTTAAAAATGTGTTTCAGTTGGAAGGTGGTATTATTGAATACACGCGCCAGGTGAAAGAAGATAAGCTTGAGAATAAGTTTTTAGGACAGAATTTTGTGTTCGATGAGCGTCGTGCTGAGCGTATTAGTGATGATGTTATTGCGAATTGCCACCAATGCGGAACACCGTTTGATGTGCATACTAATTGCGCAAACGAGGCCTGCCATTTACTGTTTATTCAATGCGATAGTTGTAAAACAGAAATGGATAATTGTTGTTCTACGGCTTGTAAAGAGATACATGCTTTGCCTTTTGAGGAACAAAAAGAACTGCGTAAAGGACAAGGTAATAGTAACGATATTTTTAAGAAAGGCCGTGCCGACCACTTGCCATACAAAAAAGATTTACGTAACATTTTTGAGACTTTAAAAGTCGATAAAATTTAA
- a CDS encoding lysophospholipid acyltransferase family protein, with product MKFFKYIFWVFYRIWFYILVGLPIIILFPILLVSIAKEAWYPLFFRLARFWAKIILIGMGFAYKIDCEQKPDRSKSYMFVANHTSMVDIMLMLVSVRNPFVFVGKAELSKIPLFGFFYKRTCILVDRSSAKSRQAVFLRAQRRLKTGVSICIFPEGGVPEEHIDLDEFKDGAFRLAINHQIPIVPITFADNKKRFSYTFFSGGPGRMRVKIHKFLPTEGLTAKETRALNDTAREIIFNQLQEFKK from the coding sequence ATGAAATTTTTTAAATACATTTTCTGGGTATTCTACCGTATTTGGTTTTATATATTGGTGGGTTTACCTATAATTATCTTGTTTCCAATTCTTTTAGTTTCTATAGCTAAAGAAGCTTGGTATCCATTATTTTTTAGATTAGCGCGTTTTTGGGCGAAGATTATTTTAATAGGCATGGGCTTCGCTTATAAAATTGATTGCGAACAAAAGCCAGATCGCTCAAAAAGTTACATGTTTGTAGCAAACCATACATCTATGGTAGATATTATGCTCATGTTAGTTTCTGTTAGAAATCCGTTTGTTTTTGTTGGAAAAGCAGAATTATCTAAAATCCCACTATTCGGGTTTTTCTATAAACGCACCTGTATTTTAGTCGATAGAAGTTCAGCTAAAAGCAGGCAAGCCGTATTTTTAAGAGCGCAACGCCGATTAAAAACCGGTGTTAGTATTTGTATTTTTCCTGAAGGTGGCGTGCCGGAAGAACATATTGATTTAGATGAATTTAAAGATGGAGCTTTCCGGTTAGCTATAAATCATCAAATACCGATTGTGCCAATAACTTTTGCGGATAATAAAAAGCGGTTTTCATATACTTTTTTTAGTGGAGGTCCAGGAAGAATGCGCGTTAAAATTCATAAATTTCTACCAACTGAAGGTTTAACAGCAAAAGAAACTAGAGCATTGAATGATACTGCTCGAGAGATTATATTTAATCAACTACAAGAATTTAAAAAATAA
- a CDS encoding DUF1853 family protein, protein MTKHTKDVQNRYDGFRKTPSLWKKDVIFNMKQFEIHSKSDKIDLDIDDKLRLGKYIERLVSFELSQNLAVKILSENLQIQDGKITLGEIDCLLLKDEKPIHLEVIYKFYVYDASVGTSEIDHFIGPNRKDALIEKLKKLSEKQLPLLYSKSCEPYLENLGLRASEIDQQVYFKAQLFIPFGEKINLSILNPECVVGYYIKKENLSQFLDYKFYIPQKIDWIIEPHTQVDWLNYSAFTEVVNPILERKFSPIFWLKHPNGILNKSFLVWW, encoded by the coding sequence GTGACAAAACACACCAAAGACGTACAGAATAGATACGACGGCTTCCGAAAAACACCTAGTTTATGGAAAAAGGATGTGATTTTCAACATGAAGCAGTTTGAAATACATTCTAAATCTGATAAAATAGATTTAGATATTGATGACAAACTTAGACTCGGAAAATATATAGAACGCTTAGTTTCTTTCGAATTAAGCCAAAATCTAGCGGTTAAAATACTCTCGGAAAATCTTCAAATACAAGATGGGAAAATCACTTTAGGAGAAATTGATTGTTTACTTCTAAAGGATGAAAAACCAATTCATCTAGAGGTTATTTACAAATTTTATGTTTATGATGCTTCGGTAGGAACTTCAGAAATAGATCATTTTATTGGTCCTAATAGAAAAGATGCTTTAATTGAAAAGTTGAAAAAACTTAGCGAAAAGCAATTGCCATTACTTTATTCTAAAAGCTGTGAACCTTACTTAGAAAACTTAGGTTTAAGAGCTTCAGAAATTGATCAACAAGTTTATTTTAAAGCGCAATTATTTATTCCTTTTGGAGAAAAAATAAACTTATCTATTCTAAATCCAGAATGTGTTGTTGGGTATTATATAAAAAAAGAAAATCTATCTCAATTTTTAGATTACAAATTTTACATTCCCCAAAAAATAGACTGGATTATTGAGCCGCATACGCAAGTAGATTGGTTAAATTATTCTGCCTTTACCGAAGTTGTAAACCCCATTTTAGAACGGAAATTTTCACCCATTTTCTGGTTAAAACATCCAAATGGTATACTAAACAAGTCCTTTTTAGTTTGGTGGTAA
- the trpS gene encoding tryptophan--tRNA ligase translates to MARILTGIQSTGTPHLGNILGAIIPAIKMADNPENNSFLFIANLHTLTQIKDAKTLRENTYSTAATWLAFGLDVEKTVFYRQSDIPQTTELSWYLSCFFPYQRLTLAHSFKDKADRLDDVNAGLFTYPMLMAADILLYDANIIPVGKDQLQHIEMTRDVASRFHAKMGETFVLPEGKIQENTMLIPGTNGGKMSKSANNTINLFLTDKKLRKQIMSIETDSTALEDPKDWSTCNCFAIYSLLADDAQISAMKANYENGNYGYGHAKQALFELIVEKFATQRERYNYYMSNLNEIDAALAIGAEKARLVANDVLSRVREKVGY, encoded by the coding sequence ATGGCAAGAATACTTACAGGCATACAAAGCACAGGAACACCGCATTTAGGGAATATTTTAGGAGCAATTATTCCAGCAATTAAAATGGCTGATAACCCTGAAAACAATTCGTTTTTATTTATCGCAAACCTGCATACTTTAACACAAATTAAAGATGCTAAAACCTTACGAGAAAACACGTATTCTACTGCTGCAACCTGGCTTGCTTTTGGTTTAGATGTTGAAAAAACGGTGTTTTACCGCCAAAGTGATATTCCACAAACCACGGAATTATCTTGGTATTTAAGCTGCTTTTTCCCTTACCAACGTTTAACACTAGCACATAGTTTTAAAGATAAAGCCGACCGTTTAGATGATGTAAATGCGGGATTGTTTACATACCCAATGCTTATGGCTGCCGATATTTTATTATACGACGCCAATATTATCCCTGTTGGAAAAGACCAATTACAACATATAGAAATGACGCGTGATGTAGCATCGCGTTTTCATGCTAAAATGGGTGAAACATTTGTATTACCAGAAGGAAAAATACAAGAAAACACCATGCTTATTCCTGGAACCAACGGTGGGAAAATGAGTAAGAGCGCTAATAATACGATTAATTTATTCTTAACAGATAAAAAATTACGCAAGCAAATTATGTCTATCGAAACAGATAGTACAGCGCTTGAAGATCCAAAAGATTGGAGTACTTGTAACTGTTTTGCTATTTACAGCTTACTAGCAGACGATGCTCAAATTAGCGCTATGAAAGCCAATTACGAAAATGGTAATTATGGTTACGGTCATGCTAAACAAGCGTTATTTGAATTAATAGTTGAAAAATTTGCAACGCAGCGTGAACGCTACAATTATTATATGAGTAACCTAAACGAAATTGATGCTGCTTTAGCCATTGGCGCTGAAAAAGCACGATTGGTTGCTAATGATGTATTAAGCAGAGTTCGTGAAAAGGTTGGCTATTAA
- the recA gene encoding recombinase RecA — translation MSSEKEAKLKALKLTLDKLDKAYGKGTVMKMSDAAIQDVEAIPSGSLGLDIALGVGGYPRGRVIEIYGPESSGKTTLTLHAIAEAQKAGGIAAFIDAEHAFDRFYAENLGIDIDNLIISQPDNGEQALEIADNLIRSGAIDIVVIDSVAALTPKSEIEGEMGDSKMGLHARLMSQALRKLTGSISKTNCTVIFINQLREKIGVMFGNPETTTGGNALKFYASVRLDIRRSTQIKNSNGDVLGNKTRVKVVKNKVAPPFKMAEFDIMYGEGVSKVGEILDVAVEYEIVKKSGSWFSYEDTKLGQGRDAVKAIIKDNPELFDELEQKIKAAIKEGLK, via the coding sequence ATGAGCAGCGAAAAAGAAGCGAAATTAAAAGCACTAAAACTTACTTTAGATAAATTAGATAAAGCCTACGGAAAAGGGACAGTAATGAAAATGAGCGATGCCGCTATTCAAGATGTCGAAGCTATTCCGTCGGGATCATTAGGATTAGATATCGCATTAGGCGTTGGAGGTTATCCACGCGGACGTGTTATTGAAATATACGGACCAGAATCTTCTGGTAAAACCACATTAACATTACACGCTATTGCAGAAGCTCAAAAAGCTGGCGGAATTGCTGCTTTTATTGATGCAGAGCATGCTTTCGATCGTTTTTACGCTGAAAACTTAGGTATAGACATCGATAATTTAATTATTTCTCAACCAGATAATGGTGAGCAAGCTTTAGAAATTGCCGATAATTTAATTCGTTCTGGCGCTATCGATATTGTTGTTATCGATTCTGTTGCCGCATTAACACCTAAAAGTGAAATTGAAGGTGAGATGGGAGATTCTAAAATGGGCTTACACGCACGTTTAATGTCTCAAGCCTTACGTAAACTTACAGGTTCTATTAGTAAAACAAACTGTACCGTGATATTTATTAACCAATTACGTGAAAAAATTGGTGTTATGTTCGGTAATCCAGAAACAACAACAGGTGGTAACGCATTAAAATTTTACGCGTCTGTACGTTTAGATATTCGTCGTTCTACACAAATTAAAAACAGCAATGGCGATGTTTTAGGTAATAAAACCAGAGTAAAAGTTGTGAAAAACAAAGTTGCTCCACCATTTAAAATGGCCGAATTCGACATTATGTACGGAGAAGGTGTTAGTAAAGTAGGTGAAATTCTTGATGTTGCTGTAGAATACGAAATTGTAAAGAAAAGTGGTTCTTGGTTTAGTTACGAAGATACTAAACTTGGGCAAGGTCGTGATGCTGTAAAAGCAATAATCAAAGACAATCCAGAGCTTTTTGATGAGTTAGAACAAAAAATAAAAGCAGCTATAAAAGAAGGACTTAAGTAA
- a CDS encoding HAD family hydrolase has translation MPVSKLKLEIQKKEIKILFTDYFDTLVHRDVHPNYVIKIWAKHMIREFGLNISIETLYFIRQEAVSYLSGKLNKNSLEIEYDVLKGEVYSRLVNNDIICDVDKKQFFDYFEKADLKSETGVQYLNSQMIDFLRDFNKNGGTIYLVSDFYGSISLFKKMLKYHGVLDLFKAVFSSSSLGESKQKGTIYGALTSNLLLDSSKVLMVGDNKVSDYDNAIKSGLNACLLPHQKYLRKNQFNKIGNENKKLKKIIKKVYKNCNKKDAMPFTEYILFYHFFAERLYNKCKKDGVKNLFFLSREGQFLKRIFDSYQKYHGLSETFKTNSHYLKISRQAAMQISLKELDSEGFSYLLENYPEMTLSDFFTFLNCPQNIKLKVVNELNLDLNMGFKSFFESDDFNKLKLNVSFKSFYDKHRKSNISAFKTYVESFDVQIEKAGMHIVDIGWGGTMQDALYQFFQEEIPVIGYYLGVKENYGITESTKRYGLLFSILPYSNYDDNILKANSQYYEQFASANHGSVVGYSKDLPNYAIEYYNQNEKSLYEKYILEHQNEMFKVHLFLLKQLESICYNQDMVQGLISKKALYSGLFYSNRKLKFIQILNSGFYQNIGTNNVGIAYKINDDISFKKLFKNFLLTPELVFRYVTKIEPVIFKKNRLLARLFPAYFIYKYIVFNRFVRFNILTNRVLLKFIYFK, from the coding sequence ATGCCTGTCAGTAAATTAAAGCTTGAAATTCAAAAAAAGGAGATAAAAATTCTTTTTACTGATTATTTCGACACTTTAGTTCATCGAGATGTTCACCCTAATTATGTGATTAAAATATGGGCAAAGCACATGATAAGAGAGTTTGGTTTAAATATTTCTATTGAAACGCTTTACTTTATTAGGCAAGAGGCTGTAAGTTATTTATCTGGTAAACTAAATAAAAATAGCTTAGAAATTGAGTATGATGTTTTAAAGGGAGAAGTCTACAGTAGGTTAGTTAATAACGATATTATTTGTGATGTAGATAAAAAACAATTTTTTGACTATTTTGAAAAAGCCGATTTAAAATCCGAAACGGGAGTTCAGTATCTTAATAGTCAGATGATTGATTTTTTGAGAGATTTTAATAAAAATGGAGGTACCATATATTTAGTTTCAGATTTTTATGGCTCTATATCTTTATTTAAAAAGATGTTGAAGTATCATGGTGTTTTAGATTTGTTTAAGGCTGTTTTTAGCTCATCTTCATTGGGAGAAAGCAAGCAAAAAGGAACTATTTATGGTGCTCTAACATCTAACCTTTTATTAGATTCAAGTAAGGTTTTAATGGTTGGTGATAATAAAGTAAGCGATTATGATAACGCTATAAAATCCGGACTTAATGCTTGCCTTTTACCTCATCAAAAATATTTAAGAAAAAACCAATTCAACAAAATTGGTAACGAGAATAAAAAACTAAAAAAGATAATAAAAAAGGTCTATAAAAATTGTAATAAAAAAGACGCGATGCCATTTACGGAGTATATTCTTTTTTATCATTTTTTTGCGGAAAGATTGTATAATAAGTGTAAAAAAGATGGAGTTAAAAATTTATTTTTTTTATCAAGGGAAGGTCAATTCTTGAAAAGAATATTTGATTCATATCAAAAATATCATGGCTTAAGCGAAACGTTTAAAACAAACTCCCATTATTTAAAGATATCAAGGCAAGCTGCGATGCAAATTAGTCTTAAAGAGCTAGATTCTGAAGGTTTTAGTTACCTTTTAGAGAACTACCCCGAAATGACTTTAAGCGACTTTTTTACCTTTTTAAACTGCCCTCAAAATATTAAACTGAAAGTTGTTAATGAGTTGAATTTAGATCTTAACATGGGATTTAAAAGCTTTTTTGAGTCCGATGATTTTAATAAGTTAAAGTTAAATGTATCTTTTAAAAGTTTTTATGATAAGCACCGGAAGTCTAATATTTCTGCCTTTAAAACTTATGTAGAATCTTTTGATGTTCAAATTGAAAAAGCAGGGATGCATATTGTTGATATTGGTTGGGGAGGTACAATGCAAGACGCACTTTATCAATTTTTTCAAGAAGAAATACCTGTAATAGGGTATTATTTAGGTGTTAAGGAAAATTACGGTATAACGGAAAGTACTAAGCGGTACGGATTATTGTTTTCTATTTTACCGTATAGTAATTATGATGATAATATTTTAAAGGCAAATAGCCAATATTATGAGCAATTTGCATCAGCTAACCACGGTAGTGTTGTTGGTTACTCTAAAGATTTGCCAAATTATGCTATTGAATACTATAATCAAAACGAAAAGTCTCTGTATGAAAAATATATTTTAGAACATCAGAACGAGATGTTTAAAGTTCATTTGTTTTTATTGAAACAATTAGAAAGCATCTGTTATAATCAAGATATGGTGCAGGGTTTAATTTCAAAAAAGGCCTTATATAGTGGGTTATTTTATAGTAACAGAAAACTAAAATTTATACAGATTTTGAATTCTGGTTTTTATCAGAATATTGGAACGAATAATGTGGGTATTGCATACAAAATAAATGATGATATTAGTTTTAAAAAATTGTTTAAAAATTTCCTGTTAACCCCAGAACTTGTTTTTCGATATGTTACAAAAATTGAACCTGTAATTTTTAAAAAGAATAGGTTGTTAGCGAGATTGTTTCCGGCTTATTTTATTTATAAATACATTGTTTTTAATAGGTTTGTTCGATTTAATATTTTAACAAATAGGGTTTTGTTAAAGTTTATATATTTTAAATAA
- a CDS encoding RNA polymerase sigma factor, producing MSLNQLIENCKTNNTKAQGELYKLFSSKLFAVCLKYSRNYAEAEDNLQDAFLTIFKKIEQFKNKGSFEGWLKRITINTVMQRYRNEKVFDIINEDAIEDVEVDIDDDQLSIDYLLQIIQELPDRYRLVFNLYVLDDYSHKEIAEMLKIKIGTSKSNLARARQILKQTIETHKSATSLQSL from the coding sequence TTGAGTTTAAATCAACTCATAGAAAATTGTAAAACTAACAACACTAAGGCACAGGGCGAACTGTACAAACTCTTTTCGAGTAAACTTTTCGCTGTGTGCTTAAAGTATTCTAGAAACTATGCCGAAGCAGAAGATAATTTGCAAGACGCATTTTTAACTATATTTAAAAAAATTGAACAATTTAAAAACAAAGGCTCTTTTGAAGGTTGGCTAAAACGTATTACCATTAACACCGTAATGCAGCGCTACCGAAACGAAAAGGTTTTTGATATTATTAATGAAGATGCCATTGAAGATGTTGAAGTTGATATAGACGATGATCAACTTTCTATTGATTATTTATTACAAATAATTCAAGAATTACCGGATAGATATAGGTTGGTTTTTAACCTCTATGTACTAGACGATTATTCGCATAAAGAAATAGCTGAAATGCTTAAAATAAAAATAGGAACTTCAAAATCCAATTTAGCGCGAGCTCGACAGATTTTGAAGCAAACGATAGAAACACATAAATCCGCAACTAGTTTGCAATCATTATAA